Proteins from a single region of Streptomyces sp. Tu 3180:
- a CDS encoding chorismate mutase: protein MTVTAATTRSTPARPAERTGARTAEAAEVITGARERIDALDDRIIGLVQERMAVSAVIQEERIASGGRRVNLSREMEVLAHYRDALGKPGTTLAMTLLELCRGRI from the coding sequence ATGACCGTCACCGCCGCCACGACGAGGTCCACGCCGGCACGGCCCGCCGAGAGGACCGGCGCCCGCACCGCCGAGGCCGCCGAGGTGATCACCGGCGCCCGCGAGCGGATCGACGCGCTCGACGACCGGATCATCGGCCTGGTGCAGGAACGGATGGCCGTGTCGGCCGTCATCCAGGAGGAACGGATCGCCTCCGGCGGCCGGCGCGTGAACCTCTCCCGCGAGATGGAGGTCCTCGCCCACTACCGGGACGCGCTGGGCAAGCCGGGCACCACGCTCGCGATGACCCTGCTGGAGCTGTGCCGGGGCAGGATCTGA
- the guaA gene encoding glutamine-hydrolyzing GMP synthase, whose protein sequence is MSSATPAANAPDTVLVVDFGAQYAQLIARRVREARVYSEIVPSTMPVEEILAKNPAAIILSGGPSSVYEEGAPRLDREIFEAGVPVFGMCYGFQLMAQSLGGQVDNTGAREYGRTDLHVSRTSSTLFEGTPDEQDVWMSHGDACSAAPEGFTVTASTDVVPVAAFENDDKKLYGVQYHPEVMHSTHGQQVLEHFLYRGAGLSPNWTTGNVIDEQVEAIRELVGDKRAICGLSGGVDSAVAAALVQKAIGSQLTCVYVDHGLMRKGETEQVEKDFVAATGVQLKVVDASERFLTALKGVSDPEEKRKIIGREFIRVFEQAQAEIIADEGPAVEFLVQGTLYPDVVESGGGTGTANIKSHHNVGGLPEDLEFKLIEPLRKLFKDEVRMVGQELGLPEEIVQRQPFPGPGLGIRIVGEVTKERLDLLREADAIAREELTAAGLDRDIWQCPVVLLADVRSVGVQGDGRTYGHPIVLRPVSSEDAMTADWSRLPYDVLAKISTRITNEVRDVNRVVLDVTSKPPGTIEWE, encoded by the coding sequence GTGTCATCAGCGACTCCCGCTGCCAACGCGCCCGACACCGTCCTGGTCGTCGACTTCGGCGCACAGTACGCCCAGCTCATCGCCCGTCGCGTCCGCGAGGCGCGGGTCTACAGCGAGATCGTGCCGAGCACCATGCCGGTCGAGGAGATCCTCGCCAAGAACCCCGCGGCGATCATCCTGTCCGGCGGCCCCTCGTCCGTGTACGAGGAGGGCGCCCCCCGCCTCGACCGCGAGATCTTCGAGGCCGGCGTCCCCGTCTTCGGCATGTGCTACGGCTTCCAGCTCATGGCCCAGAGCCTGGGCGGCCAGGTGGACAACACCGGCGCCCGTGAGTACGGCCGTACGGACCTGCACGTCTCCAGGACGTCCTCCACCCTCTTCGAGGGCACCCCGGACGAGCAGGACGTCTGGATGTCGCACGGCGACGCCTGCTCCGCCGCCCCCGAGGGCTTCACCGTCACCGCCTCCACGGACGTCGTGCCGGTCGCCGCGTTCGAGAACGACGACAAGAAGCTCTACGGCGTCCAGTACCACCCCGAGGTGATGCACTCCACGCACGGGCAGCAGGTGCTGGAGCACTTCCTGTACCGGGGCGCGGGCCTGTCCCCGAACTGGACCACGGGCAATGTGATCGACGAGCAGGTCGAGGCGATCCGCGAGCTGGTCGGCGACAAGCGCGCCATCTGCGGCCTGTCCGGCGGCGTGGACTCCGCCGTCGCCGCGGCCCTCGTCCAGAAGGCCATCGGCTCCCAGCTGACCTGCGTGTACGTCGACCACGGCCTGATGCGCAAGGGCGAGACCGAGCAGGTCGAGAAGGACTTCGTGGCCGCGACCGGCGTCCAGCTGAAGGTCGTGGACGCGTCGGAGCGGTTCCTCACCGCGCTCAAGGGAGTCTCGGACCCCGAGGAGAAGCGGAAGATCATCGGCCGCGAGTTCATCCGGGTCTTCGAGCAGGCCCAGGCCGAGATCATCGCGGACGAGGGCCCGGCGGTGGAGTTCCTGGTCCAGGGCACGCTCTACCCGGACGTCGTCGAGTCCGGCGGCGGCACCGGCACCGCCAACATCAAGTCCCACCACAACGTCGGCGGCCTCCCCGAGGACCTCGAGTTCAAGCTGATCGAGCCGCTGCGCAAGCTGTTCAAGGACGAGGTCCGGATGGTCGGCCAGGAGCTCGGCCTGCCGGAGGAGATCGTCCAGCGCCAGCCGTTCCCCGGTCCGGGGCTCGGCATCCGCATCGTCGGCGAGGTGACCAAGGAGCGGCTGGACCTGCTCCGCGAGGCCGACGCCATCGCCCGTGAGGAGCTGACCGCGGCCGGTCTCGACCGGGACATCTGGCAGTGCCCGGTGGTCCTGCTCGCGGACGTGCGCTCGGTGGGCGTCCAGGGTGACGGCCGGACCTACGGCCACCCGATCGTCCTGCGTCCGGTCTCCAGCGAGGACGCCATGACCGCCGACTGGTCCCGGCTGCCGTACGACGTCCTCGCGAAGATCTCGACCCGCATCACCAACGAGGTGCGGGACGTCAACCGCGTCGTCCTCGACGTGACCTCCAAGCCGCCGGGGACCATCGAGTGGGAGTAG
- a CDS encoding PspC domain-containing protein — MTDHQHAAPGPGPGSGPRPAPGTAPEDAAPGAGPARGAAAHERAHEHAGAREREGGTAPRDPAEEAAAEPPHLFRRDRRHKLLGGVCAGLGRQCDMDPVIFRITLAVLSATGGVGLIFYGFAWLLVPYDDEEEENEIRRLLTGRVDGHTLTAVLFALVGCGVFLTMLNNGGVLSFAVILSLLLAGAGYWSRRRGAPGPDPIAAQAAADAPPEPQAPPAPTAFPSWWRDPIVKDGTHVGGTGYLWGPRDSRDADVAAAVTIGLGTRAGVRDDAHAPDRRPPRPRGPRWIGGWIFLLALLAGGLGTRLAWDEHPLGTSLQTGLACALAVFGIGVAISAFLGRTGAGSIVLAVVTAGLLAGSAAIPKDIGTEWMRTTWEPASAAQIRPAYDVGTGTGTLDLSGIRVPAGETVSTRADVGLGRIHVIVPEDVTVRLSIEVGVGDIQLPGDGKKDVDVAPGKHKELTLDPPAGVERAGTLDLDLQVGAGQAEVSRAAS; from the coding sequence ATGACCGATCACCAGCACGCCGCACCGGGTCCGGGACCCGGCTCCGGCCCGCGCCCGGCTCCGGGCACCGCGCCGGAGGACGCCGCGCCGGGCGCGGGCCCGGCACGCGGCGCCGCGGCCCACGAGCGCGCGCACGAGCACGCGGGCGCGCGCGAGAGGGAAGGAGGGACCGCACCACGGGACCCGGCCGAGGAGGCCGCGGCCGAACCTCCCCACCTCTTCCGGCGCGACCGCCGGCACAAGCTGCTCGGCGGGGTCTGCGCCGGGCTCGGCCGGCAGTGCGACATGGACCCGGTGATCTTCCGGATCACCCTCGCGGTGCTCTCCGCCACCGGCGGCGTCGGCCTCATCTTCTACGGCTTCGCCTGGCTCCTCGTGCCCTACGACGACGAGGAGGAGGAGAACGAGATCCGCAGGCTGCTGACCGGCCGGGTCGACGGCCACACGCTGACGGCCGTGCTGTTCGCGCTGGTCGGCTGCGGTGTCTTCCTCACGATGCTGAACAACGGCGGCGTGCTGAGTTTCGCCGTCATACTCTCCCTGCTGCTCGCCGGCGCCGGCTACTGGTCCCGGCGGCGCGGCGCCCCCGGCCCCGACCCCATCGCCGCCCAGGCCGCCGCGGACGCCCCGCCGGAGCCCCAGGCCCCGCCGGCGCCCACCGCCTTCCCCTCCTGGTGGCGCGACCCCATCGTCAAGGACGGCACCCACGTCGGCGGCACGGGTTATCTGTGGGGGCCCCGGGACTCCCGCGACGCGGACGTGGCGGCCGCCGTCACCATCGGCCTCGGCACCCGTGCCGGCGTCCGCGACGACGCACACGCCCCGGACCGTCGACCGCCCAGACCGCGCGGCCCCCGCTGGATCGGCGGCTGGATCTTCCTGCTCGCCCTCCTCGCGGGCGGCCTCGGCACCCGCCTGGCCTGGGACGAGCACCCCCTCGGCACCAGCCTGCAGACCGGCCTGGCCTGCGCGCTCGCCGTGTTCGGCATCGGTGTGGCGATCAGCGCGTTCCTGGGCCGCACCGGGGCCGGATCCATCGTCCTGGCGGTCGTCACGGCGGGTCTGCTGGCCGGCTCGGCCGCGATACCCAAGGACATCGGCACCGAGTGGATGCGCACGACCTGGGAGCCCGCCTCGGCCGCGCAGATACGCCCGGCCTACGACGTGGGCACCGGCACCGGCACCCTGGACCTGTCCGGCATACGGGTGCCCGCGGGGGAGACCGTGTCCACCCGCGCGGACGTCGGTCTGGGCCGGATCCATGTGATCGTCCCCGAGGACGTGACCGTGAGGCTGAGCATCGAGGTGGGAGTCGGCGACATCCAGTTGCCCGGCGACGGGAAGAAGGACGTGGACGTGGCACCGGGCAAGCACAAGGAGCTGACCCTGGATCCGCCCGCGGGCGTCGAGAGGGCGGGCACGCTCGACCTGGACCTCCAGGTCGGCGCGGGACAGGCGGAGGTGAGCCGTGCTGCGTCATGA
- a CDS encoding DoxX family protein: MTQGTRTDTYSPHFDGDRDWRDLATRYALVPLRIFLGLTFLYAGLDKLTDSAFMKEAGAGSVGDMMRAVRDSSAVPALVDMALESPVAFGYAIALGELAVGIGTLLGLFTRLAALGGALISLSLWLTVSWASDPYYYGNDLPYLMAWTPLVLAGAPLLSVDAALRARRRRRTGAYR; encoded by the coding sequence ATGACCCAAGGTACGCGTACGGACACGTACAGCCCCCACTTCGACGGCGACAGGGACTGGCGGGACCTCGCGACCCGGTATGCCCTGGTACCTCTGCGGATCTTCCTGGGCCTCACCTTCCTGTACGCCGGCCTGGACAAGCTCACCGACAGCGCGTTCATGAAGGAGGCCGGGGCCGGGTCCGTCGGCGACATGATGCGTGCCGTCCGTGATTCGTCCGCCGTTCCCGCGCTGGTCGACATGGCGCTGGAGAGCCCCGTGGCGTTCGGTTACGCCATCGCCCTCGGGGAACTGGCCGTCGGGATCGGGACCCTGCTCGGACTGTTCACCCGTCTGGCCGCCCTCGGTGGTGCGCTGATCTCCCTCAGCCTGTGGCTGACCGTGAGCTGGGCCTCCGATCCCTACTACTACGGGAACGACCTCCCCTACCTCATGGCCTGGACCCCGCTCGTGCTGGCGGGTGCTCCGCTGCTGTCCGTGGACGCGGCCCTTCGCGCGCGGAGGCGGCGGCGCACGGGGGCGTACCGGTAG
- a CDS encoding pyridoxamine 5'-phosphate oxidase family protein, translating to MNTNWEAFAAAEPDLAKTVEARFRAYTHHVLATLRRDGSPRTTGLEVRFLNGELWFGMMPNSLKALDLRRDPRFALQANPGEGTGMGGGDVRISGRAIEVEDARTRAEYAEEVEPPEPFHLFRTELTEVVRTYVEDDRYLVVQVWKPGEPVRALRRT from the coding sequence ATGAACACGAACTGGGAGGCCTTCGCCGCGGCCGAACCCGACCTCGCGAAGACCGTCGAGGCCCGTTTCCGCGCGTACACCCACCACGTCCTCGCGACCCTGCGCAGGGACGGCTCGCCGCGCACCACCGGCCTGGAGGTCCGCTTCCTGAACGGAGAGCTCTGGTTCGGCATGATGCCGAACTCGCTCAAGGCCCTCGACCTGCGGCGCGACCCGCGCTTCGCGCTCCAGGCGAACCCCGGGGAGGGCACGGGCATGGGCGGCGGCGACGTCCGGATCAGCGGGCGGGCGATCGAGGTCGAGGACGCGCGGACCAGGGCCGAGTACGCCGAAGAGGTGGAACCGCCGGAGCCGTTCCACCTCTTCCGCACCGAGTTGACGGAGGTCGTGCGGACCTACGTCGAGGACGACAGGTACCTCGTCGTCCAGGTCTGGAAGCCCGGAGAGCCGGTGCGCGCTCTCAGGCGGACCTGA
- a CDS encoding response regulator transcription factor codes for MSEPTEANAGAGPARAAGAAESAGGAGGRRVRVVLVDDHRMFRTGVQAEIGRTEETGVEVVGEAADVDQAVTVITATRPEVVLLDVHLPGGGGVEVLRRCAPLMGDTERPVRFLALSVSDAAEDVIGVIRGGARGYVTKTITGTDLIDSIFRVQEGDAVFSPRLAGFVLDAFASTDAPPVDEDLDRLTQREREVLRLIARGYAYKEIAKQLFISVKTVESHVSAVLRKLQLSNRHELTRWATARRLV; via the coding sequence ATGAGCGAGCCGACCGAGGCGAACGCAGGGGCGGGACCGGCACGGGCGGCCGGGGCCGCGGAGTCGGCCGGCGGCGCCGGCGGACGTCGTGTGCGCGTCGTCCTCGTCGACGACCACCGCATGTTCCGCACGGGCGTGCAGGCCGAGATCGGGCGGACCGAGGAGACGGGCGTCGAGGTGGTCGGCGAGGCCGCGGACGTCGACCAGGCGGTCACGGTCATCACCGCGACCCGGCCCGAGGTGGTCCTCCTCGACGTGCACCTGCCCGGTGGCGGCGGCGTCGAAGTGCTGCGCCGCTGTGCGCCGTTGATGGGGGACACCGAGCGGCCGGTGCGTTTCCTGGCCCTGTCGGTGTCGGACGCGGCGGAGGACGTGATCGGGGTGATCCGGGGCGGTGCCCGCGGGTACGTGACGAAGACGATCACCGGGACCGACCTGATCGACTCGATCTTCCGGGTCCAGGAGGGCGACGCCGTCTTCTCCCCGCGCCTGGCCGGCTTCGTCCTCGACGCCTTCGCCTCGACCGACGCCCCGCCGGTCGACGAGGACCTCGACCGTCTCACCCAGCGCGAGCGCGAGGTGCTGCGGCTGATCGCCCGCGGGTACGCCTACAAGGAGATCGCCAAGCAGCTGTTCATCTCCGTGAAGACGGTCGAGTCCCACGTCTCGGCGGTGCTGCGCAAGCTCCAGCTGTCCAACCGGCACGAACTGACCCGCTGGGCGACGGCGCGCCGGCTCGTGTGA
- a CDS encoding LAETG motif-containing sortase-dependent surface protein, giving the protein MKLRRAMAAAAATAVIAPVALLTAPAAYATDPTDAPSVSTTESSGSGETAGTSPSPSAPETTAPTESPDETTPGTSPSQSAPATETTSPAPSSPAPSTSAPEETESPDPEPSVCEDTKVDVGITGLPGKISAGSGWHKFSLNVVNNSDSTLQDLDFFAGASSDADGTDLFTSKQVRLQAWDPDSESWVDLDEGGYAVGYVGSTDELEPGYEVAIPLRVNVKASAPVGAGFSLGATIYGDADGECTGFGDVSYRFQIVAAGTDTDGTEPQEGGKAPVTDKEPSADTPKVTGSLAETGSSSALPMIGLVGGAAVVAGAGAVFVVRRRKAGAEA; this is encoded by the coding sequence ATGAAGCTTCGCCGTGCCATGGCCGCAGCGGCCGCGACGGCAGTGATAGCCCCGGTCGCCCTCCTCACGGCCCCGGCCGCGTACGCGACCGACCCCACGGACGCGCCGAGCGTCTCCACGACCGAGTCCTCGGGCAGCGGTGAGACGGCCGGGACGTCCCCCTCGCCGTCCGCGCCGGAGACGACCGCGCCGACGGAGTCGCCCGACGAGACCACGCCCGGCACCTCCCCGAGCCAGTCGGCCCCGGCGACGGAGACCACCTCCCCGGCGCCCTCCAGCCCGGCGCCGAGCACGTCCGCGCCGGAGGAGACGGAGTCCCCGGACCCCGAGCCGTCCGTGTGCGAGGACACCAAGGTCGACGTCGGCATCACCGGCCTGCCCGGCAAGATCTCCGCGGGCAGCGGCTGGCACAAGTTCTCGCTGAACGTGGTGAACAACTCCGACTCCACGCTCCAGGACCTGGACTTCTTCGCCGGGGCCTCCTCCGACGCGGACGGCACCGACCTCTTCACGAGCAAGCAGGTCCGGCTGCAGGCGTGGGACCCGGACAGCGAGAGCTGGGTGGACCTCGACGAGGGCGGCTACGCGGTCGGTTACGTCGGCTCCACCGACGAGCTCGAGCCGGGCTACGAGGTCGCCATTCCGCTGCGGGTCAACGTGAAGGCGTCCGCCCCGGTCGGCGCCGGCTTCTCGCTCGGCGCGACGATCTACGGCGACGCCGACGGCGAGTGCACCGGCTTCGGTGACGTGTCGTACCGGTTCCAGATCGTGGCCGCCGGTACGGACACCGACGGCACCGAGCCGCAGGAAGGCGGCAAGGCGCCCGTGACGGACAAGGAGCCGAGCGCCGACACGCCGAAGGTCACCGGCAGCCTCGCCGAGACCGGTTCCAGCTCCGCCCTTCCGATGATCGGCCTGGTCGGCGGTGCCGCCGTC
- a CDS encoding C40 family peptidase: MAAHRKSRPRPAGGATARAAAAVALAGAATATGLGGAAHAEPQPAPGRVKAEVDKLYREAEVATEKYNGAREKARSAGQRLHALQDEAARRQERLNTARQALGSVAAAQYRGGGLDPSLQLLLSSDPDGYLDRAAFAERAGSRQSAAVGRARAQLREIERLRGAARVELASLASRQAELKRHRKTITGKLDAARDLWSRLTPAQRAALTDGTDRAARSSTGDRNGPAAPGSAPPRAPGPRAARAVSYAHQKIGSPYVWGASGPNAFDCSGLVQAAYRSAGISLPRTTYAQIAAGRRVSRSELLPGDLVFFYSGISHVGIYVGDGRMIHAPNPSAPVRLAPIDEMPFAGATRVT, from the coding sequence GTGGCAGCGCACCGCAAGTCCAGGCCGCGCCCGGCGGGCGGCGCCACGGCCCGCGCGGCCGCCGCCGTCGCCCTCGCCGGCGCGGCCACCGCGACCGGACTCGGCGGAGCGGCACACGCCGAGCCGCAGCCGGCACCGGGCCGGGTCAAGGCCGAGGTGGACAAGCTGTACCGGGAGGCGGAGGTCGCCACCGAGAAGTACAACGGCGCGCGGGAGAAGGCCCGGTCGGCCGGGCAGCGGCTGCACGCTCTGCAGGACGAGGCGGCCCGCAGGCAGGAGCGGCTCAACACGGCCCGCCAGGCGCTGGGTTCGGTGGCGGCGGCGCAGTACCGCGGCGGCGGCCTCGATCCGTCCCTGCAGCTCCTCCTCTCCTCCGACCCCGACGGCTACCTGGACCGTGCCGCGTTCGCCGAACGCGCGGGCAGCCGCCAGAGCGCGGCGGTGGGGCGCGCCCGGGCCCAGCTCCGGGAGATCGAGCGGCTGCGCGGGGCCGCGCGCGTCGAGCTGGCGTCCCTGGCCTCCCGGCAGGCCGAACTGAAACGGCACCGGAAGACGATCACCGGAAAGCTGGACGCCGCGCGCGACCTGTGGTCCCGGCTGACACCCGCGCAACGCGCGGCGCTCACCGACGGGACGGACCGCGCCGCACGCTCCTCGACGGGCGACCGGAACGGCCCGGCGGCCCCCGGATCCGCTCCTCCCCGGGCACCCGGCCCCCGCGCGGCGAGGGCCGTCTCCTACGCCCACCAGAAGATCGGCAGCCCTTACGTCTGGGGCGCGAGCGGCCCCAACGCCTTCGACTGCTCGGGCCTCGTCCAGGCCGCCTACCGCTCCGCCGGTATCTCCCTGCCCCGCACGACCTACGCGCAGATCGCCGCGGGCCGCCGCGTCTCCCGCTCGGAACTCCTCCCCGGTGACCTGGTGTTCTTCTACTCCGGCATCAGTCACGTCGGCATCTACGTCGGTGACGGCCGCATGATCCACGCCCCGAACCCGTCGGCCCCGGTGCGCCTGGCCCCGATCGACGAGATGCCGTTCGCGGGCGCGACGCGGGTGACTTGA
- a CDS encoding ATP-binding protein — MSEAAAAPLAEPRPPRKLYRSSDGRWLGGVARGLAGHLGLPVIWVRLVFVGLFMADGLGALLYAAFWFFVPLGVGGVDAQKPPSLVTAETSPDGRRRLVTRRPDKGQIVALLLMVVVAMIFVGSVDLTNGTRAYLWPTVLVGAGVALVWRQADNARRARWAEVGRRRRTVTLLRAVAGVLLVTAGVSGIFVLQGSGAHLGSLLQAALAVLVGVTLLAGPYLVRMTQDLSEERLMRIRAQERAEVAAHVHDSVLHTLTLIQRNADNAGEVRRLARAQERDLRAWLYKPEGTGKDEDDEPATLAEAVKRSAAEVEDKHGVPIEVVVVGDCPLDERIGAQMQAAREAMVNAAKYGGEGGAVQVYAEVEGKTVFVSVRDRGPGFDLDSIPADRMGVRESIIGRMERNGGTARLRAVPDGGTEVELEMERAEKTS; from the coding sequence ATGTCGGAAGCCGCAGCAGCGCCCCTCGCCGAGCCGCGGCCGCCGCGCAAGCTCTACCGCAGCAGTGACGGACGCTGGCTCGGTGGTGTGGCGCGGGGGCTCGCCGGACACCTCGGGCTGCCCGTGATCTGGGTACGGCTCGTCTTCGTCGGTCTGTTCATGGCCGACGGCCTCGGCGCGCTGCTGTACGCCGCGTTCTGGTTCTTCGTACCGCTCGGCGTCGGCGGCGTGGACGCGCAGAAACCGCCCTCGCTGGTCACCGCCGAGACCTCGCCGGACGGCCGGCGCAGACTCGTCACCCGCAGACCGGACAAGGGACAGATCGTCGCCCTGCTCCTCATGGTCGTCGTGGCCATGATCTTCGTGGGCAGCGTGGACCTCACCAACGGGACCAGGGCCTACCTCTGGCCGACCGTGCTCGTCGGCGCGGGCGTGGCCCTGGTCTGGCGGCAGGCGGACAACGCCCGCCGGGCCCGCTGGGCCGAGGTCGGCCGGCGCCGGCGCACGGTCACCCTGCTGCGGGCCGTCGCCGGCGTGCTGCTGGTGACCGCGGGGGTCTCGGGCATCTTCGTCCTGCAGGGCTCCGGTGCCCACCTCGGCTCCCTGCTGCAGGCGGCCCTGGCGGTCCTCGTCGGTGTCACGCTCCTCGCCGGCCCCTATCTCGTGCGCATGACCCAGGACCTGTCCGAGGAGCGCCTGATGCGCATCCGCGCCCAGGAGCGGGCGGAGGTCGCCGCCCACGTCCACGACTCGGTGCTGCACACCCTCACCCTGATCCAGCGCAACGCGGACAACGCGGGCGAGGTGCGCCGCCTCGCCCGCGCCCAGGAGCGCGACCTGCGCGCCTGGCTCTACAAGCCCGAGGGCACCGGCAAGGACGAGGACGACGAGCCCGCCACCCTCGCCGAGGCCGTGAAGCGCAGCGCAGCCGAGGTCGAGGACAAGCACGGTGTCCCCATCGAGGTCGTCGTCGTCGGCGACTGCCCGCTCGACGAGAGGATCGGCGCGCAGATGCAGGCCGCGCGCGAGGCGATGGTGAACGCCGCCAAGTACGGTGGCGAGGGGGGTGCCGTTCAGGTCTACGCCGAAGTCGAGGGAAAGACGGTGTTCGTGTCCGTCCGGGACCGCGGCCCCGGCTTCGACCTCGATTCGATACCCGCCGACCGCATGGGTGTCAGAGAATCGATCATCGGCCGCATGGAGCGCAACGGCGGCACGGCGCGGCTGCGTGCGGTGCCGGACGGCGGCACGGAGGTCGAGCTGGAGATGGAGAGGGCGGAGAAGACGTCATGA
- a CDS encoding C40 family peptidase, whose product MASHRKSRTPGTRVAGIRTPALATAALTSVALLSQTANAAPSDDGRPSLEEVEKKVDDLYRQAESATEKYNAAKEKTAKQRKRVDTLLDDVAERTQKLNEAREELGTFAAAQYRTGAGVPDTATFLLADSPQDFFDRSQLMDRMTGRQKEAVDDYVTQQSATMEKRREATESLRTLTESQGDLKAAKATVQKKLADARELLSELTAEEKARLAAIEKKKQEEAARKAAELARQQAEQQRAQEEEEARQESGAPDASGTTESTGSTAPPASSADSSYAAKAEKALAFARAQIGKPYVWGATGPGSYDCSGLTQAAWKAAGVTLPRTTYDQVDAGTTVPVSQAQPGDLVFFYDDVTHVGIYIGNGKMIHAPKPGTYVREESVYYDGESSIHSVVRPA is encoded by the coding sequence TTGGCGTCGCACCGCAAGTCGCGCACCCCCGGCACGCGCGTGGCCGGCATACGGACCCCCGCCCTCGCCACGGCGGCCCTGACCTCCGTGGCCCTGCTGTCCCAGACGGCGAACGCCGCGCCCTCGGACGACGGCAGGCCGAGTCTGGAGGAGGTCGAGAAGAAGGTCGACGACCTCTACCGCCAGGCGGAGTCGGCGACCGAGAAGTACAACGCGGCCAAGGAGAAGACCGCCAAGCAGCGCAAGCGCGTCGACACCCTCCTCGACGACGTGGCCGAGCGCACCCAGAAGCTCAACGAGGCGCGGGAGGAGCTGGGCACCTTCGCCGCCGCCCAGTACCGGACCGGCGCCGGCGTCCCCGACACCGCGACCTTCCTGCTCGCGGACTCACCGCAGGACTTCTTCGACCGCAGCCAGCTGATGGACCGGATGACCGGCCGCCAGAAGGAGGCGGTCGACGACTACGTCACGCAGCAGTCCGCGACGATGGAGAAGCGCCGGGAGGCCACCGAGAGCCTCCGGACGCTGACCGAGTCGCAGGGCGACCTGAAGGCGGCCAAGGCGACCGTCCAGAAGAAGCTCGCGGACGCGCGCGAGCTGCTGTCGGAGCTGACCGCCGAGGAGAAGGCGCGGCTCGCGGCGATCGAGAAGAAGAAGCAGGAGGAGGCCGCCCGCAAGGCCGCCGAACTGGCCCGGCAGCAGGCGGAGCAGCAGCGGGCCCAGGAGGAGGAGGAGGCCCGGCAGGAGAGCGGCGCCCCGGACGCGTCCGGCACGACGGAGTCCACCGGTTCGACCGCCCCGCCCGCCTCGTCGGCCGACTCCTCGTACGCCGCCAAGGCCGAGAAGGCCCTGGCCTTCGCCCGCGCGCAGATCGGCAAGCCGTACGTCTGGGGCGCCACCGGCCCCGGCTCCTACGACTGCTCCGGCCTCACCCAGGCCGCCTGGAAGGCCGCCGGCGTCACCCTCCCCCGCACCACCTACGACCAGGTGGACGCCGGCACGACGGTCCCCGTGTCCCAGGCGCAACCCGGCGACCTCGTCTTCTTCTACGACGACGTCACCCACGTGGGCATCTACATCGGCAACGGCAAGATGATCCACGCCCCCAAGCCCGGCACCTACGTCCGCGAGGAGTCGGTCTACTACGACGGCGAGTCCTCGATCCACAGCGTGGTGCGCCCGGCCTGA